Proteins from a single region of Oreochromis niloticus isolate F11D_XX linkage group LG7, O_niloticus_UMD_NMBU, whole genome shotgun sequence:
- the LOC102077717 gene encoding zinc finger BED domain-containing protein 1, which translates to MAKVKRSRVWLYFTAKDINSAACNKCLKVILCKGGNTSNLMKHMASHGVLLKAEKCTAFDNLQQDITPSTSTAGVVPVLGVSNIQEPEEESPAPSPASVAEMMTDDDDGSSTRSSLDTPFTLAKKAKMTKEKVDEIHRAVTKFIVKDLHPFSTVESPSFREMSTALNPRDQPPSRDDLSNTLVPAWYCVEKSNLIQNLAQVNKVAITCDGWTSIAQDHFLTVTVHYIYKGKMKQNVLSTEAVCESQTGPVVAKEISSLVEQFHLGGKIIAATVDNACNMDVALKKLDFLKVGCFAHTLNLAAQKVYDIPAVSSWCAKIRSVVVWLKRSSLSKTVLREKQRILNLPEHNVILDVKTCWNSLFLMVERFMEQFDAIQAAALDLRLRKPMEKDKLERFTHTDLMKAEEFIKCMQVLYTSTMCVSSDTSPTCSQIIPILAKLEAHFRRCDEDSVFTSSIKGKVWGSLQKRYQDENLQKFLKEAMMMDPRFKGRLGGEAATDIWDRLEKAAVANATAAVAQPPTEDPKAHSEVDDADMDKPEKYLSKVQKSPLEKLFEYEDRELQQAASQAGRVPSITEQVQKELQIYKRLPGITSGQDPVAWWWSKRDTLPNLSALSEKYLCVPPSSTPSERVFSCAGHAISQERCRIAPEKANMIIFLQKNC; encoded by the exons ATGGCGAAGGTGAAGCGCTCGAGAGtgtggctgtacttcacagcaaaagatataaactcagcagcctgcaacaaatGCTTAAAGGtaatactgtgcaaaggaggtaacacctcaaatctaaTGAAACACATGGCGTCGCATGGCGTtcttttaaaagccgagaaatgcaccgcaTTTGATAACTTGCAGCAAGAcatcacaccgagcacatctactgcgggtgtggtgcctgttctcggagttagcaacatccaagaacccgaagaggagagtccggcccctagccctgccagtgtagcagaaatgatgactgatgatgatgatggcagcagcacccgttcttctctgg atactcccttcaccctggccaaaaaggctaaaatgacgaAAGAAAAAGTGGACGAAATTCATAGGGCAGTGACAAAGTTTATAGTCAAAGATCTCCATCCATTTTCAACGGTGGAGTCACCATCATTCAG gGAGATGTCCACTGCCCTTAATCCAAGGGATCAGCCCCCATCGAGGGATGATCTATCCAACACACTTGTACCTGCTTGGTATTGCGTGGAGAAAAGCAACCTCATCCAGAATTTGGCACAGGTTAACAAGGTCGCTATCACCTGTGATGGATGGACCAGTATTGCTCAGGACCATTTCCTCACAGTGACTGTTCACTACATCTACAAAGGCAAAATGAAGCAGAATGTGCTTAGCACTGAAGCAGTTTGTGAGTCACAAACAGGTCCAGTTGTCGCTAAAGAAATATCAAGTCTTGTGGAGCAGTTTCACTTGGGAGGGAAAATAATTGCTGCCACTGTAGACAATGCCTGCAACATGGATGTTGCTTTGAAAAAATTGGACTTTTTAAAAGTGGGATGCTTTGCTCATACCCTCAACCTGGCCGCACAAAAGGTGtatgacattcctgcagtttccaGCTGGTGTGCCAAAATCCGTTCAGTTGTGGTGTGGCTCAAACGTTCATCGTTGAGCAAAACTGTGCTCAGAGAAAAGCAGCGAATCCTGA ATTTGCCAGAGCATAATGTAATTCTTGACGTTAAGACGTGCTGGAATTCTCTCTTCCTAATGGTGGAGAGATTTATGGAGCAGTTTGATGCAATCCAGGCAGCTGCTCTGGATCTACGGCTGAGGAAGCCTATGGAGAAGGACAA GCTAGAAAGGTTCACGCACACCGATTTAATGAAGGCAGAGGAGTTTATTAAGTGCATGCAAGTCCTGTACACGTCAACCATGTGTGTGTCAAGTGACACGTCACCCACATGCAGCCAAATCATCCCCATCCTGGCCAAGCTGGAGGCACATTTCAGACGATGTGATGAAGACAGTGTTTTCACCTCTTCAATAAAAGGGAAAGTCTGGGGTAGTCTGCAGAAAAGATATCAG GATGAAAACCTTCAGAAATTTCTGAAGGAGGCCATGATGATGGACCCACGTTTTAAAGGCAGGCTAGGTGGTGAGGCAGCTACTGACATCTGGGACAGGTTGGAGAAGGCAGCAGTTGCAAATGCCACAGCAGCAGTTGCACAG CCTCCCActgaggaccccaaagcacACAGCGAGGTGGATGATGCTGACATGGACAAGCCAGAAAAATAT ctaaGTAAGGTCCAGAAGTCACCCTTAGAAAAGCTGTTTGAGTATGAAGACAGAGAGCTTCAACAGGCTGCTTCTCAAGCGGGTAGAGTCCCCTCAATCACAGAGCAGGTACAGAAGGAGCTTCAAATATACAAAAGACTGCCAGGAATTACCTCTGGACAAGACCCTGTGGCCTGGTGGTGGAGTAAGAGGGATACACTCCCCAATTTATCTGCCCTATCAGAAAAATACTTGTGTGTCCCACCCTCATCAACGCCTTCTGAAAGAGTTTTCTCTTGTGCTGGGCATGCCATCAGCCAAGAGCGATGCCGTATAGCTCCAGAAAAGGCTAATATGATTATCTTCTTGCAAAAAAACTGCTAA